One genomic segment of Rhizobium gallicum bv. gallicum R602sp includes these proteins:
- a CDS encoding capsular polysaccharide export protein, LipB/KpsS family, with protein MYDWFPDKEIIFAPTGLWPIEFDINWKWRILSDRRAEVMAWQYKGLPQLKNFCASNNIPFHYVEDGFIRSVSLGALQIPPMSLAFDRQDMYFNANGPTDLEAILSTFDFDGNADLMRRAQALIEQLLSAGLSKYNSSADAQIEEIYGPKTRKRILVIGQVERDASIAYGSREKHSNNDLVRLAYRENPGAQIIYKPHPEVLQGTAEAMSDPNSVRGICTVLEQDISLASSFRTIDHVYTITSLAGFEALLRGLKVTTLGCPFYSGWGLTDDRQPTDRRKRKLTVEQLFAGAYVLYPKYFDPVAKEYIDIERAIELLGKMRAAYVSPNSEISAFNPSHAITPATEE; from the coding sequence ATGTATGACTGGTTTCCGGACAAGGAGATCATCTTTGCGCCGACCGGGCTCTGGCCCATCGAATTTGATATCAACTGGAAATGGCGCATCCTAAGTGACCGGCGGGCCGAAGTCATGGCGTGGCAGTACAAGGGCCTACCTCAGCTGAAAAACTTTTGCGCGTCCAATAACATTCCATTTCATTATGTCGAAGACGGCTTCATTCGTTCGGTATCGCTTGGAGCTTTGCAAATACCTCCAATGTCTTTGGCATTCGATCGGCAGGATATGTATTTCAATGCCAATGGCCCGACTGATTTGGAAGCAATTTTGTCGACCTTCGACTTTGATGGCAACGCGGATCTGATGCGTCGAGCGCAAGCACTGATAGAGCAACTGTTGAGCGCCGGGCTGAGCAAATACAACTCGAGTGCAGACGCCCAGATCGAGGAGATTTATGGCCCCAAAACCCGAAAGCGCATTCTTGTTATCGGGCAGGTGGAACGCGATGCTTCCATCGCCTACGGATCACGGGAAAAGCACAGCAACAATGACCTTGTCCGGCTCGCATATCGGGAAAATCCCGGAGCGCAAATTATCTACAAGCCGCATCCAGAGGTCCTTCAGGGAACTGCCGAAGCTATGTCGGATCCAAACTCGGTTCGCGGTATATGCACGGTTTTAGAACAGGATATAAGCCTCGCCAGCAGCTTTCGGACCATTGACCACGTTTACACAATCACATCACTTGCGGGCTTTGAAGCTCTCTTGCGAGGACTCAAGGTCACTACGCTAGGATGCCCCTTTTATTCGGGATGGGGATTGACTGACGATCGCCAACCGACGGACAGAAGGAAACGGAAACTGACGGTCGAGCAACTCTTTGCCGGTGCCTACGTTCTCTACCCAAAATATTTTGATCCGGTTGCCAAAGAATATATCGACATCGAACGGGCAATCGAGTTGTTGGGGAAAATGAGAGCGGCTTACGTCTCACCGAATTCGGAAATCTCCGCGTTCAACCCAAGTCATGCAATCACTCCAGCAACGGAGGAGTAG
- a CDS encoding DUF6429 family protein — MEIDEDKVDDAVLALLWLTLHNERCAWKGFDWATTDRLHKKGMIGDPVNKSKSLILTDEGLERSEALFRELFTRPPQ, encoded by the coding sequence ATGGAGATCGATGAGGACAAGGTCGACGATGCCGTTTTGGCGCTGTTATGGCTGACGCTGCATAACGAGCGTTGTGCCTGGAAGGGTTTCGACTGGGCAACGACGGATCGGCTTCACAAGAAGGGCATGATCGGCGACCCAGTCAACAAGTCGAAGTCATTGATCCTGACCGATGAAGGCTTGGAGCGTTCGGAAGCGTTGTTCCGGGAGCTGTTTACGCGGCCGCCGCAATAG
- a CDS encoding acyltransferase — translation MPVELVELAAYADENNNIVDAASTSVLRGGKIVFNEFGSSVHIGEGVTLAKCDIILGRNSRLTIGNNCRISGSIIIGYESFISIGNSLNVTSNVSMRAVESTSIEIGDDCLLGSNISIRTTDGHPIYDAVSRQRLNPSQSIAIGSHVWIADDVLLLKGAEVGNATVVGARSVVTKPIPSNCVAVGNPARVVKTGVTWEHSPRHRTEQYYFLQS, via the coding sequence ATGCCAGTCGAACTTGTTGAACTCGCCGCTTATGCAGACGAGAACAACAACATTGTTGATGCAGCTTCCACGTCGGTCCTGAGAGGCGGCAAAATAGTCTTTAATGAGTTTGGTTCGTCCGTGCACATTGGAGAAGGTGTTACCCTTGCGAAATGCGATATTATTCTGGGGCGAAATTCCCGACTTACGATCGGTAACAACTGCCGTATTAGCGGCTCAATTATCATCGGATACGAAAGCTTCATTAGTATCGGCAATTCTTTGAACGTAACATCGAATGTCAGCATGAGGGCGGTTGAAAGCACCTCCATCGAGATTGGTGATGATTGCCTCCTCGGCTCCAACATCAGCATCCGAACGACAGACGGGCATCCAATCTATGATGCCGTTTCGCGGCAGCGATTAAATCCGTCACAATCGATCGCGATAGGAAGCCATGTGTGGATTGCTGATGACGTTCTTCTACTTAAGGGCGCAGAAGTCGGAAACGCGACGGTTGTTGGCGCGAGGAGCGTCGTCACCAAACCAATTCCAAGCAATTGCGTCGCGGTGGGGAACCCGGCAAGGGTCGTCAAAACTGGTGTGACGTGGGAACACAGTCCACGTCACCGCACCGAGCAGTACTACTTTCTACAATCCTAA
- a CDS encoding phytanoyl-CoA dioxygenase family protein, with protein MPKQKWSPLKVLMLPFYVFQIVTGEKRFIENPLLGSVKLNRKGLHIWRVKIAAKIVESRRRRLQHLIPQHERAFFAENGYIERRNFLTPEMFAQLRSEVEALRAPAREMTQGKAVTRRTSLTPEVLENYPAIRALVDSNGWSNPLRYVGGFKAEPAICIQTIFGTETEEGKGKDPQTDLHMDTFHSTVKAWFFLCDVPEDEGPFTYVAGSHKLTKRRLAWHKRKSIVASIRGENGSFRIPENQLHLLRLPKPTKFAVPANTLVVGDTFGFHARGKSVRPSVRVEIYASQRPNPFLPFVGLDTAFLPFVKGRKEVIGWFIEDCLVRLGLRRQIWKDIGTAGPLDPR; from the coding sequence ATGCCGAAGCAGAAGTGGTCGCCGTTGAAGGTGCTGATGCTTCCTTTTTATGTGTTTCAGATCGTAACCGGCGAAAAGCGCTTCATTGAAAATCCGCTTCTTGGGAGCGTAAAACTCAATCGGAAGGGGCTCCACATCTGGCGCGTGAAAATAGCCGCGAAAATTGTAGAGTCGCGACGCCGGCGCCTGCAGCACCTTATTCCTCAACATGAGCGCGCCTTCTTCGCCGAGAACGGCTATATCGAACGACGCAATTTTCTAACACCGGAAATGTTCGCGCAGTTGCGGTCTGAAGTTGAGGCTCTTCGTGCGCCGGCGCGCGAAATGACCCAAGGGAAAGCGGTGACGCGTAGGACCTCGCTTACACCAGAGGTCCTGGAAAATTACCCTGCCATCCGCGCCCTGGTGGATAGCAACGGCTGGAGCAATCCGCTACGTTATGTTGGGGGGTTCAAGGCAGAGCCGGCCATCTGCATCCAAACGATTTTTGGGACGGAGACAGAAGAAGGCAAGGGGAAGGATCCGCAAACCGATCTTCATATGGATACGTTTCACTCGACGGTGAAGGCCTGGTTCTTCCTTTGCGACGTCCCAGAAGATGAAGGCCCGTTCACCTATGTTGCCGGCTCTCACAAGCTGACCAAGCGGCGGCTCGCCTGGCACAAGAGGAAGAGCATCGTGGCGTCCATCCGGGGCGAGAACGGCTCATTCCGGATTCCAGAGAACCAGCTGCACCTTTTGCGTTTGCCTAAACCTACCAAGTTCGCCGTTCCAGCCAATACGCTCGTGGTCGGAGATACGTTTGGATTCCACGCCAGGGGCAAATCCGTCCGTCCATCCGTGCGCGTCGAGATCTATGCATCGCAGCGACCCAATCCGTTTCTTCCCTTTGTCGGCCTTGACACAGCATTCTTGCCTTTCGTGAAGGGCCGAAAGGAGGTCATCGGCTGGTTTATCGAGGATTGTCTCGTCCGGTTGGGACTGAGGCGGCAGATCTGGAAAGATATCGGTACGGCGGGGCCGCTCGATCCCCGGTGA
- a CDS encoding capsular polysaccharide export protein, LipB/KpsS family, whose product MNYLIDRLAERVQDLIERKRFLNVLSATFAALAFIVRFWPMPAHRRRICDGRMYIACQQKNFEKAAKILVDLSKRETPGADSMRLFLYEVLGHVDPQYADELVKTPRFDRNLLPVIEAALLRRNGEYEAALSALDYTAESFPARIQVAEFKRSLLLEERRHEEFALDGVTRLSHDPDKPLFQFAASVAAAADSAGRNDILRSVIERIVRDRDAILNDPKLLSRFAQQAVDASMWLLDLAGAKQVIDALRISGMEKAAVRLERRLSLDALAPMSQLIERAHQDILARVGLGLATTKTRDAVIVIPSAALRSNKIDYPGFRADIRFVLQTIADCLNTMGLDYEVKGQIKLHGVEDLPKPFFSYHTVSGHQNGLHFKETDRPSRFSFDTGGYSGWSEFSRKSLTELPLHEVDATAAYRFFQQDQAQTISRNLSKYTQGPLHAADALPARFVFVALQMVGDSVQELAFCNPIEMMEEVLTVCEKSGYAVVVKRHPLCGSTVIGKYIQDYENAGRIVVATGSIHAIIAQSIAICVINSGVGAEALLHEKPVYVFGRSDYMAACFVCEHRGDFESQFQPGRTAVSVHDLRCFWYLLRNEYAVDLQDREKAKAAIYTRVKQHALVSVRTEA is encoded by the coding sequence ATGAATTACCTGATCGACCGATTGGCAGAACGCGTTCAAGATTTGATCGAACGGAAGAGGTTCCTCAATGTCCTGAGCGCAACCTTTGCCGCCCTTGCCTTCATCGTGCGTTTTTGGCCGATGCCGGCACATCGCCGTCGTATCTGTGACGGCCGGATGTACATTGCCTGTCAGCAGAAGAACTTCGAAAAGGCAGCCAAAATCCTCGTTGATCTAAGCAAACGGGAGACACCGGGTGCGGATTCGATGCGGTTATTCCTCTACGAGGTTCTTGGACACGTTGATCCTCAATACGCCGACGAGTTGGTGAAGACGCCCCGGTTCGATCGCAACCTCTTGCCAGTTATTGAAGCGGCGCTTCTGCGCAGGAATGGAGAGTATGAAGCAGCTCTCTCTGCCTTGGATTATACTGCTGAGTCATTTCCCGCGCGGATTCAGGTCGCCGAATTCAAGAGAAGTTTGTTGCTGGAAGAACGCAGACACGAAGAGTTCGCCTTAGACGGTGTGACGCGGCTGTCGCACGATCCCGATAAACCTCTCTTCCAGTTCGCGGCTTCGGTTGCGGCCGCAGCCGATAGTGCAGGCCGTAATGACATCCTCAGGTCTGTGATTGAGCGAATAGTTCGCGATCGCGATGCAATCCTCAATGACCCGAAGCTTCTTTCGAGGTTCGCTCAACAGGCAGTCGACGCTTCGATGTGGCTCCTAGATCTGGCAGGAGCAAAGCAGGTTATTGACGCGCTTCGCATCAGCGGAATGGAAAAAGCCGCAGTCCGGTTGGAACGCCGCCTCAGCCTAGATGCACTTGCGCCGATGTCCCAGCTTATCGAACGCGCGCATCAGGATATTCTTGCGCGGGTTGGGCTAGGCCTGGCTACGACCAAGACGCGCGATGCCGTTATCGTCATTCCGTCGGCAGCGTTGCGATCTAACAAGATCGACTATCCCGGTTTTCGTGCTGACATCAGATTTGTTTTGCAAACCATTGCAGACTGTCTCAACACGATGGGCCTTGATTATGAAGTGAAGGGACAGATCAAGCTGCATGGTGTTGAAGACCTGCCTAAACCCTTTTTCTCGTATCACACGGTGTCCGGTCATCAAAATGGTCTTCACTTCAAGGAGACCGACCGCCCATCCCGCTTTAGCTTTGATACCGGCGGCTACTCCGGATGGTCGGAATTCTCGAGAAAAAGCCTGACCGAACTACCGCTTCATGAGGTGGATGCGACGGCCGCCTACAGATTCTTCCAACAGGATCAAGCGCAAACCATTTCCCGCAATTTGTCTAAATATACTCAGGGCCCGCTTCATGCTGCGGATGCTTTGCCGGCGCGCTTCGTTTTTGTCGCTCTCCAAATGGTGGGTGATTCCGTGCAGGAGCTGGCGTTCTGCAACCCCATCGAAATGATGGAGGAAGTTCTCACAGTTTGTGAGAAGAGCGGCTACGCCGTTGTAGTCAAGCGCCACCCGCTTTGCGGTTCGACAGTGATTGGAAAGTATATCCAAGATTATGAAAACGCAGGCCGGATAGTTGTAGCCACAGGCAGCATTCACGCCATCATCGCCCAATCGATAGCGATTTGTGTGATAAACTCCGGCGTGGGTGCCGAGGCGCTCTTGCACGAAAAGCCGGTATATGTCTTCGGCCGGTCCGACTACATGGCTGCGTGCTTCGTTTGCGAGCACCGGGGCGACTTCGAAAGCCAGTTCCAGCCCGGACGAACTGCTGTATCAGTCCACGATCTCCGATGCTTCTGGTATCTGCTGCGCAACGAATATGCGGTCGATTTGCAGGATAGGGAAAAAGCCAAAGCGGCTATCTACACGCGCGTCAAACAGCATGCCTTGGTTTCGGTGAGAACGGAGGCGTAA
- the tnpB gene encoding IS66 family insertion sequence element accessory protein TnpB (TnpB, as the term is used for proteins encoded by IS66 family insertion elements, is considered an accessory protein, since TnpC, encoded by a neighboring gene, is a DDE family transposase.), translated as MNPFPMGTGVKVWLSTGYTDMRCGFPSLALRVQEVLKHDPLSGHLFVFRGRRSDILKIIWHDGLGACLFTRRLEKGRFIWPNMEGGAVAISPAQLSYLLSGIDWRNPQETWRPTRVG; from the coding sequence GTGAATCCGTTTCCGATGGGAACAGGGGTCAAGGTCTGGCTTTCGACGGGGTATACGGACATGCGCTGTGGCTTTCCCTCTCTGGCGCTTCGGGTGCAGGAGGTTCTGAAGCATGATCCGTTGTCAGGGCATCTCTTCGTCTTCAGGGGCCGCAGATCGGATATTTTGAAGATCATTTGGCATGATGGTCTGGGCGCCTGCCTTTTTACCCGGCGGCTGGAGAAGGGCCGGTTTATCTGGCCGAATATGGAGGGCGGCGCGGTAGCGATCTCACCGGCACAATTGTCTTATTTGTTGTCCGGGATCGACTGGCGCAATCCGCAGGAAACCTGGCGTCCGACACGGGTCGGATAG
- a CDS encoding RkpR, polysaccharide export protein yields the protein MTTAKPPGPENKTEDFKAPVKKPNITVLDNLRKVDVRPERREAQQAKKRKLLGSLKAGRLKLRHLIIAGSFVLAVVVPAALASFYMFFIAADQYHSSAAFAVRSIDGKAGSDILGMFTQTTGGSTTGADSFVLLDYIESERMIEAVEKTVDLDAAFARHGADFYFSMTAGLPIEERLEYWKKMVHVDFDHTSSILNLTVKAFDPQSSQKIASLIIGESERLINDLSLKARNGVLKASQDEVALAEGRLSAARNALRNFRDVSQEADPVEAAKLAGQLVASLEQQLTQLHTDLMTARTRMAADSPRMRVLTTQIDSLEKQLAHEKQRFGSGTAGGTGGSDVANRIRQYEELETEREFAEKAYTGSLASLEKARIDANNQQRYLATFIQPTLSEKAQYPSRLMVSALVFLGCLFAWGVSVMGYYNIRDRN from the coding sequence ATGACGACTGCCAAGCCGCCAGGTCCAGAGAACAAGACGGAAGATTTCAAAGCTCCCGTGAAAAAGCCAAACATTACTGTGCTCGATAACCTCAGAAAGGTGGACGTACGCCCCGAGAGACGCGAGGCACAGCAGGCGAAGAAGAGAAAACTCCTCGGATCGTTGAAAGCCGGGCGCCTGAAGCTGCGGCATCTGATCATCGCCGGTAGTTTCGTGTTGGCTGTCGTGGTTCCGGCAGCGCTTGCGTCGTTTTACATGTTTTTCATCGCAGCGGATCAATACCATAGCTCGGCTGCCTTTGCCGTCCGCAGCATCGACGGCAAAGCGGGCAGCGATATCCTCGGCATGTTTACGCAGACTACCGGCGGCAGCACGACCGGCGCAGATTCGTTCGTGCTCCTCGATTATATCGAGAGCGAGCGGATGATTGAGGCGGTCGAAAAGACCGTCGATCTCGACGCCGCCTTTGCGCGCCACGGTGCCGACTTTTATTTCAGTATGACAGCCGGCCTGCCGATCGAAGAGCGGCTCGAATATTGGAAAAAGATGGTGCATGTCGATTTCGACCACACCTCGTCCATTCTTAACCTCACGGTAAAGGCCTTCGATCCGCAAAGCTCCCAAAAAATCGCATCGCTTATCATCGGTGAGAGTGAGAGGTTGATCAACGATCTCTCCCTCAAGGCAAGAAACGGTGTTCTGAAAGCATCGCAGGACGAAGTGGCGCTGGCGGAAGGCCGCCTGTCTGCAGCGAGGAACGCCCTACGAAATTTCCGCGATGTATCTCAGGAGGCCGATCCGGTAGAGGCGGCGAAGTTGGCTGGCCAATTGGTAGCCTCCCTCGAACAGCAACTTACCCAGCTTCATACCGATTTGATGACCGCTCGTACGCGAATGGCAGCGGATTCACCACGCATGCGCGTGCTAACGACTCAGATCGACAGTCTTGAAAAACAGTTGGCGCACGAAAAACAGCGTTTCGGCAGCGGGACGGCAGGTGGAACCGGAGGCAGCGATGTTGCAAACCGAATTCGGCAATATGAGGAACTCGAGACCGAGCGGGAATTTGCCGAGAAGGCCTATACCGGCTCTCTTGCTAGCCTCGAGAAAGCGCGCATCGATGCCAATAATCAGCAGCGATATTTGGCCACCTTCATCCAGCCAACATTGTCTGAAAAGGCACAGTACCCGAGCCGGCTCATGGTGTCTGCGCTGGTCTTTTTAGGATGTCTGTTTGCCTGGGGTGTGTCCGTCATGGGCTATTACAATATTCGAGACCGCAATTAA
- a CDS encoding ABC transporter ATP-binding protein gives MIRLERATKYVKTKGVTKPIIENASLVIKRGKSVGLLGRNGAGKSTLLQLIAGSLRLDRGRIVRQGKISWPLGFQGSFQPSMSGEQNVRFVARIYGVDTEELVDYVTDFAELGPFFHAPVGTYSSGMKARLAFGVSMGVNFDYYLVDEITAVGDANFKKKCHDVFQHRLQDSDVVMVSHSTSTIREYCDCGVVLESGKLTFFDDVEDAIRIHERNMKGN, from the coding sequence ATGATTAGACTTGAACGCGCGACCAAATATGTGAAGACCAAAGGCGTAACGAAGCCGATCATCGAGAACGCCTCCCTTGTTATCAAGCGCGGCAAAAGTGTCGGACTGCTTGGCCGGAACGGCGCTGGTAAATCGACGCTTTTGCAATTGATCGCAGGCTCATTGCGGCTCGATCGAGGGCGTATAGTAAGACAAGGCAAGATTTCCTGGCCCCTCGGTTTTCAAGGTAGCTTTCAACCAAGCATGTCGGGCGAGCAGAATGTTCGATTTGTCGCGCGCATTTATGGTGTCGATACCGAAGAGTTGGTTGATTATGTAACTGACTTTGCAGAGCTTGGCCCGTTTTTCCACGCCCCGGTTGGCACCTACTCCTCCGGTATGAAGGCGCGGCTCGCCTTCGGCGTCAGCATGGGCGTCAACTTCGATTATTATCTGGTCGACGAGATCACCGCGGTCGGGGATGCAAACTTCAAAAAAAAGTGCCATGATGTCTTCCAGCATCGATTGCAGGATTCTGACGTTGTCATGGTTTCTCACAGCACAAGCACGATCCGTGAGTACTGCGATTGCGGTGTGGTACTCGAAAGCGGCAAACTTACATTTTTTGATGATGTGGAAGATGCTATCCGGATTCATGAGCGAAACATGAAGGGCAACTAA
- a CDS encoding capsular polysaccharide export protein, LipB/KpsS family: protein MSIFQHRLITAIIPVRLSKDKLYDEPERILRIIATLPESYEVLIVDYGTPDERKAELADVAARTNARLIRVETGREPFSIGHARDIGTQHATTPLVIYHDIDFLLSPQGYNRVIAEARLRGMFDNAYAFFALPGAYLTEDFTQRYLSLHESGDGEFADMQVHDGIMRNDKAVYEHHTFAISAIVANRLHLLAVGGHDRSFTGHGAEDFELMHRLTSYFNRGPRTREYYKNTKNNSILNYEGFRAYYALYGIDVFQRGTVISHLWHPRRKDVGYVGTNNQMRVSKAMHDYDRGATVIQPLEDLTSNEYTLVLVKPRTSPALSLRHAFPAFGRYSCIPEENFANADALVDFVSHEGFTRVFFLNPYGNEHRLSLYRALKDASIRYIAYDRGAYNNSWFFDTRGFLGESESYSRQYWDTPLSDDDRERTLEWIDRLRLNEETLEKNGASVGADHLRQSLQLGDRKVIFVALQRPSDTATIYFSGQCESAAGFNSWVAAMASAVDSRRYVVVAKKHPLETERPEIENIIFAPDDAHIRDLIDLSDKVVVINSGTGLIAATLGKPVICCGRAFYDHEGFTHTATSCGHLIQLAQQELSSDAETRLRFVKYLVNDFYSFGATEYIEKTKADGSLRRLSRRTVFSEIRGLTNEPIHFGEQPGGVSLDAPLFYSYGGRAAIMDAMARGRKSEISPLRRRLVPVVRPFIQLLGNSKDIKKYDKDPVGYFLSLKNPTYRAIGKMIFPPKRDFAGVLSPPNS from the coding sequence ATGAGTATTTTTCAACACCGCCTTATTACGGCAATAATTCCTGTCCGATTATCCAAGGATAAGCTCTACGATGAGCCTGAGCGCATTCTTCGAATCATTGCAACTTTGCCGGAGTCTTACGAAGTCCTGATCGTAGACTACGGCACGCCTGACGAGCGAAAGGCCGAACTTGCCGATGTGGCCGCCCGGACGAATGCGAGACTCATCCGAGTGGAAACCGGACGGGAGCCGTTCAGCATCGGACATGCGCGCGACATAGGCACGCAGCATGCGACGACGCCACTTGTGATCTACCACGATATTGATTTCCTCCTATCACCCCAGGGATACAACCGCGTTATCGCCGAGGCCAGGTTGCGCGGGATGTTCGACAACGCATACGCATTCTTCGCGCTGCCAGGCGCATACCTGACTGAAGACTTCACGCAGCGATACCTTTCACTGCATGAGTCGGGAGACGGCGAGTTTGCCGATATGCAAGTACACGATGGTATCATGCGCAACGACAAGGCAGTCTATGAGCACCACACCTTTGCAATTTCAGCGATCGTAGCGAACCGCCTCCATTTGCTGGCGGTCGGCGGACACGATCGAAGCTTCACCGGACACGGCGCTGAAGACTTCGAACTGATGCACAGGCTGACTTCATATTTCAACCGCGGTCCTCGAACGCGCGAGTACTACAAGAACACCAAAAACAACTCGATCCTGAACTACGAAGGGTTCAGAGCCTATTACGCACTGTATGGCATCGACGTGTTCCAGCGAGGAACCGTTATTTCCCATTTATGGCATCCGAGACGGAAGGATGTAGGGTATGTTGGAACAAACAACCAGATGCGCGTTTCAAAGGCCATGCATGACTACGACAGAGGCGCGACGGTAATCCAACCCCTCGAGGATCTGACATCCAACGAATACACTCTGGTCCTCGTGAAACCGCGCACATCTCCCGCGTTATCGCTCAGACACGCATTTCCAGCCTTCGGCCGCTATAGCTGCATCCCAGAAGAGAATTTTGCGAATGCGGACGCTTTGGTCGACTTCGTCAGCCACGAAGGATTCACCCGCGTATTCTTTCTTAATCCCTACGGAAATGAACATCGCCTATCGCTTTATCGCGCCTTAAAGGACGCCAGCATCCGATATATCGCCTATGATCGCGGCGCTTACAACAATAGTTGGTTTTTCGACACCAGAGGCTTTCTAGGCGAAAGCGAATCCTACTCGCGTCAGTACTGGGACACACCATTAAGTGACGATGACCGTGAACGCACTCTTGAATGGATCGACCGTTTGCGCCTCAACGAGGAAACGCTCGAGAAAAACGGTGCGTCCGTGGGAGCTGATCACTTGCGCCAATCCCTTCAACTGGGCGACAGGAAGGTGATCTTTGTCGCTCTGCAGCGGCCCTCGGATACGGCCACCATCTACTTCTCTGGCCAATGCGAAAGCGCCGCAGGTTTCAATTCTTGGGTTGCAGCGATGGCAAGTGCCGTTGATTCACGCAGGTATGTCGTCGTCGCGAAGAAGCATCCTCTTGAAACCGAACGGCCCGAGATCGAAAACATCATCTTTGCGCCAGATGACGCTCATATACGCGATCTCATTGATCTTTCAGATAAGGTCGTTGTCATCAATTCCGGCACAGGATTGATCGCCGCTACTCTGGGTAAGCCAGTAATCTGCTGCGGCAGAGCATTCTATGACCATGAGGGTTTCACACATACAGCAACGTCGTGCGGCCACTTGATCCAACTCGCGCAACAGGAACTGAGCAGTGACGCCGAGACACGTTTGCGTTTCGTCAAGTACCTCGTCAATGACTTCTATTCGTTCGGAGCGACGGAATATATCGAAAAGACAAAGGCGGACGGATCTTTACGCAGACTATCTCGAAGGACAGTCTTCTCGGAAATTCGTGGGCTAACTAATGAACCGATCCATTTTGGGGAGCAGCCTGGAGGTGTTTCACTCGATGCCCCACTATTTTATTCATACGGTGGCCGCGCGGCAATAATGGACGCCATGGCCCGCGGCAGGAAAAGCGAAATCAGCCCCTTGCGTCGGCGATTGGTACCAGTTGTTCGTCCTTTCATTCAATTGCTGGGCAACTCCAAAGACATAAAAAAATATGACAAAGATCCAGTTGGATACTTTCTGAGCCTTAAGAATCCGACTTACCGCGCAATCGGGAAGATGATATTCCCTCCCAAGAGGGACTTCGCGGGAGTTCTGAGCCCGCCAAACTCGTAA
- a CDS encoding FkbM family methyltransferase: MGSAEVVSRPEYVEHLGIKISVPEATVSDTVLKFMKEGRYESREGKILNQIIEDGERILELGGGIGFISAIAGKNPKTAAVRTYEANPNLASVIATTHQLNSVKNVDVKTGVLVREARQSIIPFYLRKDFWGSSLAKREGETNAKEVMVPVYELSWVLGEFRPTMIVCDIEGGEADLFDGRSLPGVKKVLIELHQPMIGPKGMKAIFDGFSQSGFYYDQDFSAGGVVLFRRLEP, translated from the coding sequence ATGGGAAGTGCAGAAGTTGTGTCGAGGCCGGAATATGTTGAGCATTTGGGTATAAAAATATCTGTGCCCGAAGCGACGGTTTCCGACACTGTTTTGAAATTCATGAAAGAAGGCCGATATGAATCTCGCGAGGGTAAAATCCTCAACCAGATCATTGAGGACGGAGAGCGCATTCTGGAATTGGGTGGCGGGATTGGCTTCATCTCAGCTATCGCTGGGAAGAATCCGAAGACGGCTGCCGTGCGCACGTATGAGGCGAATCCAAACCTTGCAAGTGTCATCGCGACCACCCACCAACTGAACTCAGTCAAGAATGTCGACGTGAAAACTGGCGTCTTGGTCCGTGAGGCTCGGCAATCAATCATCCCGTTTTATCTTCGAAAAGATTTCTGGGGGTCGTCCCTTGCCAAAAGGGAAGGCGAGACGAATGCCAAAGAGGTCATGGTCCCGGTCTACGAACTTTCGTGGGTTCTAGGAGAGTTCCGCCCGACTATGATCGTATGCGATATCGAAGGCGGTGAGGCTGACCTGTTCGACGGCCGGTCCCTGCCTGGGGTTAAGAAGGTCCTGATCGAGTTGCATCAGCCAATGATTGGACCGAAGGGTATGAAAGCTATCTTCGACGGATTCTCACAATCGGGTTTCTACTATGATCAGGACTTTTCCGCAGGTGGCGTCGTTCTGTTCAGGCGGCTTGAGCCCTAA